One Actinospica robiniae DSM 44927 genomic region harbors:
- a CDS encoding LpqB family beta-propeller domain-containing protein — MTGRGLGRPLRVAALGALAACTAGCVGLQTSGPVTPVTQADLGGSDVRTLPSPPFPGEQPSAIVAAFLQSAASGSENLATTDAYLTGSAVQEWKQDQDNVLVLADGSQGSANPGGSVSDDVTFATETFTGDLVGTLDENQQYQAQAVAMQYTFELTKTKQGFRISHLPDDFGVVVQQNDFVSEYALQDIYFGNAALNNTKLIPTQVYLPASDTDLVAANKLTDLELLGVPARLGSAASSGVGKAVRKGSVQFEADDTIQVTLAGTPCSKPHADCDQFAMQLAATFSNGLSSTKVNMVRVLDAGDSASGQANAPSASYDYGVGGRAEKVPNVYMVSADGQVELISLNPSSTGGTNAPKVVAIGPGKTKFGHVAVQPGQTRLNLALTSQDGKNLYLVNQVPYTGGLHAVFTGQDISSLSWDESGHLWFTAVSNGVTQVYRYSDGNYYQVQLEGLTGEVKSVAAAPDSDRVAVAYSAGGSSDSPESIVIGAAAVQPDGTGTLDLTDAETVVDSWNDISDFGWYNEDSLAVLGTPATAASLRLYRLYADGSPVYDALTQQQVEPSPVTDTTAMCWNADGQPIVSTKEGKLYELSVEGQDAQPLTDGPVSSPSY; from the coding sequence ATGACCGGGCGCGGCCTCGGACGGCCGCTGCGGGTGGCCGCGCTCGGCGCGCTGGCGGCGTGCACGGCCGGCTGTGTGGGCCTGCAGACGAGCGGGCCGGTCACTCCGGTGACGCAGGCGGACCTCGGCGGCTCGGACGTGCGCACGCTGCCCTCGCCGCCGTTCCCGGGGGAGCAGCCGAGCGCGATCGTCGCCGCCTTCCTGCAGTCGGCGGCCAGCGGGTCGGAGAACCTCGCCACCACCGACGCCTATCTGACCGGCTCCGCCGTGCAGGAGTGGAAGCAGGACCAGGACAACGTCCTCGTGCTCGCCGACGGCAGCCAGGGTTCGGCGAACCCGGGCGGCTCGGTCTCCGACGACGTGACGTTCGCGACCGAGACCTTCACCGGGGACCTCGTCGGCACGCTGGACGAGAACCAGCAGTACCAGGCGCAGGCGGTCGCCATGCAGTACACCTTCGAGCTGACGAAGACGAAGCAGGGCTTCCGGATATCCCATCTGCCCGACGATTTCGGCGTGGTGGTCCAGCAGAACGATTTCGTCTCCGAATACGCCCTGCAGGACATCTACTTCGGCAACGCGGCGCTCAACAACACCAAGCTGATCCCGACTCAGGTGTACCTGCCCGCGAGCGACACCGATCTGGTCGCCGCGAACAAGCTCACCGATCTGGAGCTGCTCGGCGTGCCGGCCCGCCTCGGGTCGGCGGCGAGCAGCGGCGTGGGCAAGGCGGTGCGCAAGGGCTCCGTGCAGTTCGAGGCCGACGACACGATCCAGGTGACCCTGGCCGGGACGCCCTGCTCCAAGCCGCACGCGGACTGCGACCAGTTCGCCATGCAGCTGGCGGCGACCTTCAGCAACGGCCTGAGCAGCACGAAGGTGAACATGGTGCGGGTCCTCGACGCCGGGGACTCGGCGTCGGGCCAGGCGAACGCCCCCAGCGCGAGCTACGACTACGGCGTCGGCGGCCGGGCCGAGAAGGTCCCCAACGTCTACATGGTCTCCGCGGACGGCCAGGTGGAGCTGATCAGCCTCAACCCGAGCTCGACCGGGGGCACGAACGCGCCCAAGGTGGTGGCGATCGGGCCGGGCAAGACCAAGTTCGGCCACGTCGCGGTGCAGCCCGGGCAGACCCGGCTCAATCTCGCGCTGACCAGCCAGGACGGCAAGAACCTGTATCTGGTCAACCAGGTGCCCTACACCGGCGGTCTGCACGCGGTGTTCACCGGCCAGGACATCTCCTCGCTCAGCTGGGACGAGTCCGGCCACCTGTGGTTCACCGCGGTGAGCAACGGCGTCACCCAGGTCTACCGCTACAGCGACGGGAACTACTACCAGGTCCAGCTCGAGGGGCTCACCGGTGAGGTGAAGTCGGTCGCCGCCGCGCCCGACTCGGACCGGGTGGCGGTCGCCTACAGCGCCGGCGGCTCGTCCGATTCCCCCGAGTCGATCGTGATCGGCGCGGCGGCCGTCCAGCCCGACGGCACCGGGACGCTCGACCTCACCGACGCGGAGACCGTGGTCGACTCCTGGAACGACATCTCCGACTTCGGCTGGTACAACGAGGATTCGCTCGCGGTGCTGGGCACCCCGGCCACCGCGGCCTCGCTGCGGCTCTACCGGCTCTACGCCGACGGGTCGCCGGTCTACGACGCGCTGACCCAGCAGCAGGTCGAACCGAGCCCGGTCACCGACACCACGGCCATGTGCTGGAACGCCGACGGGCAGCCGATCGTCTCGACCAAGGAGGGCAAGCTCTACGAGCTGTCCGTGGAGGGACAGGACGCGCAGCCGTTGACGGACGGCCCGGTCTCCTCGCCGAGCTACTGA
- a CDS encoding ComF family protein: MRLKSWGLLLADLLLPLECAGCGESRSRSGLAGLCTLCALSLSGPPLPARLPRPEAGLGPVPPVHALAAYLDPVPEIIIAQKEHGRLDLARPLGEELARAAEAAAAGADPLWLVPVPSTRAATLRRGQDPMLRMARVAARRLRESGRSAAVLPALTHRRKVADQAGLGRRARAENLAGALAVRGGSARLLGERAVVLLDDVVTSGATLAEAARALSAAGSTPVGAAVLAASRLRQSPSR; this comes from the coding sequence ATGAGGCTCAAGAGCTGGGGACTGCTGCTGGCTGACCTGCTGCTGCCGCTGGAATGCGCGGGTTGCGGCGAGTCGAGGTCCCGATCCGGGCTGGCCGGGCTGTGCACCCTGTGCGCGCTGAGCCTGTCCGGTCCGCCGCTGCCCGCCCGGCTGCCGCGGCCGGAGGCCGGGCTGGGCCCGGTGCCGCCGGTGCACGCGCTCGCGGCGTACCTGGACCCGGTGCCGGAGATCATCATCGCGCAGAAGGAGCACGGCCGGCTCGACCTCGCCCGCCCGCTCGGCGAGGAGCTGGCCCGGGCGGCGGAGGCGGCCGCGGCCGGGGCCGACCCGCTCTGGCTGGTGCCGGTGCCCTCGACCCGCGCGGCCACGCTGCGGCGCGGCCAGGACCCGATGCTGCGGATGGCCCGGGTGGCCGCCCGGCGGCTGCGCGAGTCCGGCCGCAGCGCCGCGGTGCTGCCCGCGCTCACCCACCGGCGCAAGGTGGCCGACCAGGCCGGGCTCGGCCGCCGGGCGCGGGCCGAGAACCTGGCCGGCGCGCTCGCCGTGCGCGGGGGCAGCGCGCGGCTGCTCGGGGAGCGGGCCGTGGTGCTCCTGGACGACGTGGTCACCAGCGGGGCGACGCTGGCCGAGGCGGCCCGGGCGCTGAGCGCGGCCGGGAGCACGCCGGTGGGCGCCGCGGTGCTGGCCGCGTCCCGGTTGCGCCAGAGCCCGTCGCGGTGA
- the hpf gene encoding ribosome hibernation-promoting factor, HPF/YfiA family, with product MEIVVKGRKAEVTDRFRKHVEEKLSRVERYDHKVISLDVELSKERNPRQNGRSERVELTMRTRGPVIRAEACAQDAYAALDMAVGKLEARMRRAADRRRVHHGRRSPVSVAVATADLAGPEAGDFLPPSETRVGGHERHMVGSIEVEGEGPLVVREKTHAARPMALDQALYEMELVGHDFFLFVDSESKLPSVVYRRRGYDYGVIRLDEDASHYSQYEAELGRAAA from the coding sequence GTGGAGATCGTCGTGAAGGGTCGCAAGGCTGAGGTGACCGACAGGTTCCGCAAGCACGTCGAGGAGAAGCTCAGCCGGGTCGAGCGCTACGACCACAAGGTGATCAGCCTCGACGTCGAACTCTCGAAGGAGCGCAACCCCCGTCAGAACGGCCGCTCGGAGCGGGTCGAGCTCACCATGCGCACCCGCGGGCCGGTGATCCGTGCGGAGGCCTGCGCCCAGGACGCCTACGCCGCGCTGGACATGGCCGTCGGCAAGCTCGAGGCGCGGATGCGCCGGGCCGCCGACCGGCGCCGGGTGCACCACGGCCGGCGCAGCCCGGTCTCGGTGGCGGTGGCCACCGCGGATCTGGCCGGGCCCGAGGCCGGCGACTTCCTGCCGCCGAGCGAGACCCGGGTGGGCGGGCACGAGCGGCACATGGTCGGCTCGATCGAGGTCGAGGGCGAGGGGCCGCTGGTGGTGCGGGAGAAGACCCACGCGGCCCGGCCGATGGCCCTGGACCAGGCGCTCTACGAGATGGAGCTGGTCGGCCACGACTTCTTCCTGTTCGTGGACTCGGAGAGCAAACTGCCCTCGGTGGTCTACCGCAGGCGCGGCTACGACTACGGCGTGATCCGTCTCGACGAGGACGCGTCCCACTACAGCCAGTACGAGGCGGAACTCGGCCGGGCCGCGGCCTGA
- a CDS encoding response regulator, whose amino-acid sequence MTGTRPGPAVPAQRGDDEPIRVLLVDDHALLRRGLDIVLQTEPDIAVVGEAADGSEAVAKAAELLPDLVLLDVKMPSRDGIGGGIQAAAAIKEVAPSTRIVMLTMSEEEDDLYQAIKAGASGYLLKGIAPHEIADSIRAVVGGQSLISPPMAAKLLTEFATMVRHGEDRKNPGPPAPRLTDRELEVLKLIATGANNSKIAKTLFISENTVKNHVRNILEKLQLHSRMEAVMYAVREKILDLP is encoded by the coding sequence ATGACCGGGACTCGGCCAGGGCCCGCGGTGCCGGCGCAGCGCGGAGACGACGAACCGATCAGGGTTCTGCTGGTGGACGACCACGCGCTGTTGCGCCGGGGGCTGGACATCGTGCTGCAGACCGAGCCGGACATCGCCGTGGTCGGCGAGGCGGCGGACGGCAGCGAGGCGGTGGCCAAGGCGGCCGAGCTGCTGCCGGACCTGGTGCTGCTCGACGTCAAGATGCCCTCGCGCGACGGGATCGGCGGCGGGATCCAGGCCGCCGCGGCGATCAAGGAGGTCGCCCCGTCCACCCGGATCGTCATGCTCACCATGAGCGAGGAAGAGGACGACCTCTACCAGGCGATCAAGGCCGGGGCGTCGGGCTACCTGCTCAAGGGCATCGCCCCACACGAGATCGCCGACTCGATCCGCGCCGTGGTCGGCGGCCAGTCGCTGATCTCCCCGCCCATGGCGGCGAAGCTGCTGACCGAGTTCGCCACCATGGTGCGCCACGGCGAGGACCGCAAGAACCCGGGCCCGCCGGCGCCGCGGCTGACCGACCGCGAGCTCGAGGTGCTCAAGCTGATCGCCACCGGCGCGAACAACAGCAAGATCGCCAAGACCCTGTTCATCAGCGAGAACACGGTCAAGAACCACGTGCGCAACATCCTGGAGAAGCTCCAGCTGCACTCGCGGATGGAAGCGGTCATGTACGCCGTCCGCGAGAAGATCCTCGACCTGCCCTGA
- the glmU gene encoding bifunctional UDP-N-acetylglucosamine diphosphorylase/glucosamine-1-phosphate N-acetyltransferase GlmU, whose product MPTENRPAAVIVLAAGGGTRMKSATPKVLHELCGRPLVGHVVAAARALEPRELAVVVGHGREQVAAYLAEAEPAVRAVVQEEQHGTGHATRIAMEALGAEQELDGTVLVVTGDAPLLTPATLRALLAAHEGAGRAVTVLSAIVPDPAGYGRIVREDGAVVAIVEQRDADAAQAEITEINSGLFAFDAKVLREALGRVRRDNSQGEEYLTDVLGIAVQDGLAVGAHVVEDWHETLGVNDRVQLAEMRRLLNRRINEHWMREGVSVIDPATTFIDVQVTLERDAVLHPNTQLHGTTVIGEGAEVGPNCTLTDTIVGTGAVVVNTTSEGAEIGPEATVGPYTYLRPGTRLGLRAKAGGFVEMKNAELGEGSKVPHLSYVGDTRIGVGCNLGAGTITANYDGVAKHRTEIGDYVFVGSNSVLIAPVKLEDGAFVAAGSAVNSAVGPGELAVARGRQRNIAGYIERKRPGSKAAQAAALAREAGRTGSAEEAPGD is encoded by the coding sequence GTGCCCACTGAGAATCGACCCGCCGCGGTCATCGTCCTCGCCGCCGGCGGCGGTACCCGGATGAAATCGGCCACCCCCAAGGTGCTGCACGAACTGTGCGGACGGCCCCTGGTGGGCCACGTCGTGGCGGCGGCCCGGGCGCTCGAGCCGCGGGAGCTCGCGGTGGTGGTGGGCCACGGGCGCGAGCAGGTGGCCGCGTACCTGGCCGAGGCGGAGCCGGCGGTGCGGGCCGTGGTCCAGGAGGAGCAGCACGGCACCGGGCACGCCACCCGCATCGCGATGGAGGCGCTGGGCGCCGAGCAGGAGCTCGACGGCACGGTCCTGGTCGTCACCGGCGACGCTCCGCTGCTCACCCCGGCCACCCTGCGCGCGCTGCTGGCCGCGCACGAGGGCGCCGGACGCGCGGTCACCGTGCTCAGCGCGATCGTGCCGGACCCGGCCGGCTACGGCCGGATCGTGCGTGAGGACGGGGCCGTGGTCGCGATCGTCGAGCAGCGGGACGCCGACGCCGCGCAGGCCGAGATCACCGAGATCAACTCCGGGCTGTTCGCCTTCGACGCCAAGGTGCTGCGCGAGGCCCTCGGCCGGGTCCGGCGGGACAACTCGCAGGGCGAGGAGTACCTGACCGACGTGCTCGGCATCGCCGTGCAGGACGGCCTGGCCGTCGGCGCGCACGTGGTCGAGGACTGGCACGAGACCCTGGGCGTGAACGACCGGGTGCAGCTGGCCGAGATGCGCCGGCTGCTCAACCGCCGGATCAACGAGCACTGGATGCGCGAGGGCGTGTCCGTCATCGACCCGGCCACCACCTTCATCGACGTGCAGGTCACCCTCGAGCGCGACGCCGTGCTGCACCCCAACACCCAGCTGCACGGCACCACCGTGATCGGCGAGGGCGCCGAGGTCGGGCCGAACTGCACGCTCACCGACACGATCGTGGGCACCGGCGCGGTGGTCGTCAACACCACCAGCGAGGGCGCCGAGATCGGCCCGGAGGCGACCGTCGGCCCGTACACCTACCTGCGCCCCGGCACCCGGCTCGGCCTCCGCGCCAAGGCCGGCGGCTTCGTGGAGATGAAGAACGCGGAGCTCGGCGAGGGCTCGAAGGTGCCGCACCTGTCGTACGTCGGCGACACCCGCATCGGCGTCGGCTGCAACCTCGGCGCCGGCACCATCACGGCGAACTACGACGGCGTGGCCAAGCACCGCACCGAGATCGGCGACTACGTCTTCGTCGGTTCGAACAGCGTGCTGATCGCGCCGGTCAAGCTCGAGGACGGCGCGTTCGTCGCGGCCGGATCCGCGGTCAACAGCGCGGTCGGCCCCGGCGAGCTGGCCGTGGCCCGCGGCCGGCAGCGCAACATCGCCGGCTACATCGAGCGCAAGCGGCCCGGCAGCAAGGCCGCGCAGGCCGCCGCGCTCGCCCGCGAGGCCGGCCGGACCGGCTCGGCCGAGGAAGCGCCGGGCGACTGA
- a CDS encoding ribose-phosphate diphosphokinase translates to MTGIEATGQKKLMLFSGRAHPDLAEAVADQLGIELAPTQARDFANGEIYVRFEESVRGSDAFVLQSHAAPINQWIMEQLIMVDALKRASAKTITVIMPFYGYARQDKKHRGREPISARLMADLFKQAGANRLMAIDLHTDQIQGYFDGPVDHLWAMPLLVDYIRENIDRERLTIVSPDAGRVKVADKWCDKLAAPLAIVHKRRDVNVANQVSVHEIVGDIKDRVCVLVDDMIDTAGTICAAADALYENGAAEVVIVATHAVFSGPAVDRLKNSRVSKVIVTDTLPLPDERRFDKLTVLSVAPIVAQAISEVFDNGSVTSMFEGVA, encoded by the coding sequence GTGACCGGGATCGAGGCCACCGGCCAGAAGAAACTGATGCTGTTCTCCGGCCGGGCGCATCCGGATCTGGCCGAGGCCGTGGCCGACCAGCTCGGCATAGAGCTCGCGCCGACCCAGGCCAGAGACTTCGCCAACGGCGAGATCTACGTCCGCTTCGAGGAGTCGGTGCGCGGCAGCGACGCGTTCGTGCTGCAGAGCCACGCCGCTCCGATCAACCAGTGGATCATGGAGCAGCTGATCATGGTCGACGCGCTCAAGCGCGCCTCGGCCAAGACCATCACCGTGATCATGCCGTTCTACGGCTACGCCCGGCAGGACAAGAAGCACCGCGGCCGCGAGCCGATCTCGGCCCGGCTGATGGCGGACCTGTTCAAGCAGGCGGGCGCGAACCGGCTGATGGCCATCGACCTGCACACCGACCAGATCCAGGGCTACTTCGACGGCCCGGTCGACCACCTGTGGGCGATGCCGCTGCTGGTCGACTACATCCGGGAGAACATCGACCGGGAGCGGCTGACCATCGTCTCCCCGGACGCGGGCCGGGTGAAGGTGGCGGACAAGTGGTGCGACAAGCTCGCCGCGCCGCTGGCCATCGTGCACAAGCGCCGCGACGTCAACGTGGCCAACCAGGTCTCCGTGCACGAGATCGTCGGCGACATCAAGGACCGGGTCTGCGTCCTGGTCGACGACATGATCGACACCGCCGGCACCATCTGCGCCGCCGCCGACGCGCTCTACGAGAACGGCGCGGCCGAGGTCGTCATAGTCGCCACCCACGCGGTCTTCTCCGGCCCGGCGGTGGACCGGCTCAAGAACTCCCGGGTGAGCAAGGTCATCGTCACCGACACCCTGCCGCTGCCGGACGAGCGCCGCTTCGACAAGCTCACCGTGCTCTCGGTCGCCCCGATCGTGGCCCAGGCCATCTCGGAGGTCTTCGACAACGGCTCGGTGACCTCGATGTTCGAGGGCGTCGCCTAG
- a CDS encoding 50S ribosomal protein L25/general stress protein Ctc yields MSEIKISAEARENFGKGAARQLRRDGRIPAVLYGHKEEVVHLSLPEHELFLALKTPNVLLNLDFGGKSQLAIPKAVQKDPVRRTLEHVDLLLVRRGEKVTVDVPVITTGDIAPGGLLELVATSLSVEAEATHIPASFEVSVQGLEEGQQVLAGQVSLPNGVSLVTDAEAVVVHVLTPAANLVEEEPAEGEAEEGAEAEGEEGEADAE; encoded by the coding sequence ATGTCCGAGATCAAGATAAGCGCCGAGGCGCGCGAGAACTTCGGCAAGGGCGCGGCTCGCCAGCTGCGCCGCGACGGCCGCATCCCGGCCGTGCTCTACGGGCACAAGGAAGAGGTCGTGCACCTCTCCCTGCCGGAGCACGAGCTCTTCCTCGCGCTCAAGACCCCGAACGTCCTGCTGAACCTGGACTTCGGCGGCAAGAGCCAGCTGGCCATCCCGAAGGCCGTGCAGAAGGACCCGGTCCGGCGCACCCTCGAGCACGTCGACCTGCTGCTCGTGCGCCGCGGCGAGAAGGTCACCGTGGACGTGCCGGTGATCACCACCGGCGACATCGCCCCGGGCGGCCTGCTCGAGCTGGTGGCGACCTCGCTCTCGGTCGAGGCCGAGGCCACCCACATCCCGGCCTCCTTCGAGGTCTCGGTCCAGGGCCTGGAGGAGGGCCAGCAGGTCCTCGCCGGCCAGGTCTCGCTGCCCAACGGCGTCTCGCTGGTCACCGACGCCGAGGCCGTCGTCGTGCACGTGCTCACCCCGGCCGCGAACCTGGTCGAGGAGGAGCCCGCCGAGGGCGAGGCCGAAGAGGGCGCCGAGGCCGAGGGCGAAGAGGGCGAAGCGGACGCCGAGTAG